In Scomber japonicus isolate fScoJap1 chromosome 19, fScoJap1.pri, whole genome shotgun sequence, a single genomic region encodes these proteins:
- the btc gene encoding probetacellulin isoform X2, whose amino-acid sequence MCIYLCVCVCACVCVCVCVCVCVCVCVCVCVCVCLCDQLLFVFLVAALALCKYSLAEWNTTEESANRTVSHCHHHGNGDNCTDTGQWNGHFSKCPEDLMHYCIHGECRYIKAQKAPSCRCQHGYIGSRCEYVDLDWRIGEKRQIIIACVIAGLVFLILLIVFICICSHRRCRLWRRRGRRREEPPNGTEKLSMMDTRATHTTITPDLTEPPHTNAV is encoded by the exons ATGTgtatctatttgtgtgtgtgtgtgtgtgcgtgtgtgtgtgtgtgtgtgtgtgtgtgtgtgtgtgtgtgtgtgtgtgtgtgtgtgtgtgtgtgtgtgtgtttgtgtgatcagctattgtttgtgtttctggttGCAGCTCTGGCCTTATGCAAATACTCCTTGGCAGAGTGGAATACCACCGAAGAGTCTGCCAATCGAACTGTGTCCCACTGTCATCATCATGGAAATGGAGACAATTGCACAG ATACAGGGCAGTGGAATGGTCACTTTTCAAAATGTCCAGAGGACCTCATGCACTACTGTATCCACGGGGAGTGTCGTTACATTAAAGCACAAAAAGCACCCTCATGCAG GTGCCAGCATGGTTACATTGGTTCCAGATGTGAATACGTGGACCTGGATTGGCGGATAGGAGAGAAACGGCAAATCATAATCGCCTGTGTCATCGCGGGGCTCGTGTTCCTCATTCTTCTCATTGTATTCATCTGCATCTGTTCACA TCGTAGGTGCAGACTGTGGCGGCGGAGGGGAAGACGGAGGGAAGAACCACCGAATGGGACAGAGAAGCTCAGTATGATGGACAccagagctacacacacaaccataaCGCCAGACTTGACAGAGCCACCACACACTAACGCTGTATGA
- the btc gene encoding probetacellulin isoform X3 has product MAKVYRLYVGIVTALALCKYSLAEWNTTEESANRTVSHCHHHGNGDNCTGNTGQWNGHFSKCPEDLMHYCIHGECRYIKAQKAPSCRCQHGYIGSRCEYVDLDWRIGEKRQIIIACVIAGLVFLILLIVFICICSHRRCRLWRRRGRRREEPPNGTEKLSMMDTRATHTTITPDLTEPPHTNAV; this is encoded by the exons ATGGCCAAGGTGTACAGACTCTATGTAGGAATAGTAACAG CTCTGGCCTTATGCAAATACTCCTTGGCAGAGTGGAATACCACCGAAGAGTCTGCCAATCGAACTGTGTCCCACTGTCATCATCATGGAAATGGAGACAATTGCACAGGTA ATACAGGGCAGTGGAATGGTCACTTTTCAAAATGTCCAGAGGACCTCATGCACTACTGTATCCACGGGGAGTGTCGTTACATTAAAGCACAAAAAGCACCCTCATGCAG GTGCCAGCATGGTTACATTGGTTCCAGATGTGAATACGTGGACCTGGATTGGCGGATAGGAGAGAAACGGCAAATCATAATCGCCTGTGTCATCGCGGGGCTCGTGTTCCTCATTCTTCTCATTGTATTCATCTGCATCTGTTCACA TCGTAGGTGCAGACTGTGGCGGCGGAGGGGAAGACGGAGGGAAGAACCACCGAATGGGACAGAGAAGCTCAGTATGATGGACAccagagctacacacacaaccataaCGCCAGACTTGACAGAGCCACCACACACTAACGCTGTATGA
- the btc gene encoding probetacellulin isoform X1, whose amino-acid sequence MCIYLCVCVCACVCVCVCVCVCVCVCVCVCVCVCLCDQLLFVFLVAALALCKYSLAEWNTTEESANRTVSHCHHHGNGDNCTGNTGQWNGHFSKCPEDLMHYCIHGECRYIKAQKAPSCRCQHGYIGSRCEYVDLDWRIGEKRQIIIACVIAGLVFLILLIVFICICSHRRCRLWRRRGRRREEPPNGTEKLSMMDTRATHTTITPDLTEPPHTNAV is encoded by the exons ATGTgtatctatttgtgtgtgtgtgtgtgtgcgtgtgtgtgtgtgtgtgtgtgtgtgtgtgtgtgtgtgtgtgtgtgtgtgtgtgtgtgtgtgtgtgtgtgtttgtgtgatcagctattgtttgtgtttctggttGCAGCTCTGGCCTTATGCAAATACTCCTTGGCAGAGTGGAATACCACCGAAGAGTCTGCCAATCGAACTGTGTCCCACTGTCATCATCATGGAAATGGAGACAATTGCACAGGTA ATACAGGGCAGTGGAATGGTCACTTTTCAAAATGTCCAGAGGACCTCATGCACTACTGTATCCACGGGGAGTGTCGTTACATTAAAGCACAAAAAGCACCCTCATGCAG GTGCCAGCATGGTTACATTGGTTCCAGATGTGAATACGTGGACCTGGATTGGCGGATAGGAGAGAAACGGCAAATCATAATCGCCTGTGTCATCGCGGGGCTCGTGTTCCTCATTCTTCTCATTGTATTCATCTGCATCTGTTCACA TCGTAGGTGCAGACTGTGGCGGCGGAGGGGAAGACGGAGGGAAGAACCACCGAATGGGACAGAGAAGCTCAGTATGATGGACAccagagctacacacacaaccataaCGCCAGACTTGACAGAGCCACCACACACTAACGCTGTATGA
- the btc gene encoding probetacellulin isoform X4: MAKVYRLYVGIVTALALCKYSLAEWNTTEESANRTVSHCHHHGNGDNCTDTGQWNGHFSKCPEDLMHYCIHGECRYIKAQKAPSCRCQHGYIGSRCEYVDLDWRIGEKRQIIIACVIAGLVFLILLIVFICICSHRRCRLWRRRGRRREEPPNGTEKLSMMDTRATHTTITPDLTEPPHTNAV, translated from the exons ATGGCCAAGGTGTACAGACTCTATGTAGGAATAGTAACAG CTCTGGCCTTATGCAAATACTCCTTGGCAGAGTGGAATACCACCGAAGAGTCTGCCAATCGAACTGTGTCCCACTGTCATCATCATGGAAATGGAGACAATTGCACAG ATACAGGGCAGTGGAATGGTCACTTTTCAAAATGTCCAGAGGACCTCATGCACTACTGTATCCACGGGGAGTGTCGTTACATTAAAGCACAAAAAGCACCCTCATGCAG GTGCCAGCATGGTTACATTGGTTCCAGATGTGAATACGTGGACCTGGATTGGCGGATAGGAGAGAAACGGCAAATCATAATCGCCTGTGTCATCGCGGGGCTCGTGTTCCTCATTCTTCTCATTGTATTCATCTGCATCTGTTCACA TCGTAGGTGCAGACTGTGGCGGCGGAGGGGAAGACGGAGGGAAGAACCACCGAATGGGACAGAGAAGCTCAGTATGATGGACAccagagctacacacacaaccataaCGCCAGACTTGACAGAGCCACCACACACTAACGCTGTATGA